GCCGACGGCGATATCACCCTCAAAACCGCAACAGCTAAACAAAAGGGAGCCAAATAATGGCGATCGGATTCAGCAACATTCCTGCGGACATTCGTGTTCCGCTGTTCTATGCCGAAATGGACAACTCGGCCGCCAATAGCGCGTCCTCGTCCATGCGCCGCCTGATCGTGGCGCAGGTCAACGACAACATCGCCCCGAGCGAAGTCGGCAAACTGGTGCTGGTTTCCAGTGTGGCGCTGGCCAAGAGCATTGGCGGCCAGGGCTCGATGCTGGCGTCGATGTACGAGACCTTCCGCAAGGCCGACCCGATCGGTGAGATCTGGTGCCTGCCGCTGCACAACGCCACCGGCGCCATCGCCAAAGGCGTGCTGACCCTGACCGGCACCGCGACTCAGGCTGGCATTCTCAACCTGTATGTCGGCGGCGTCCGCGTCCAGGCCACCGTGGTCAACGGTGCCACTGCTGCCCAGGCGGCTACCGCCCTGGCGCAGAAAATCAACGCCACCGCCGATCTGCCGGTGAGCGCTGCGGCCGCTGAAGGCGTCGTCACTCTGAACGCCAAATGGACCGGCGAGAGCGGCAACGACATCAGCCTGCAATTCAATCGCCTGGGCAAGAGCAACGGCGAAGAAACCCCGGCCGGGCTGACCACCGCCATCACCGCCATGACCGGCGGCGTCGGTGTGCCTGATCAGGTTGAAGCGGTTGCCGCACTGGGCGACGAGCCGTTCGAATTCATCGCGCTGCCATGGTCCGACCTGGCCACCCTCAACACCTGGCAAGCGGTGATGGACGACAGCACCGGTCGCTGGTCCTGGGCCAAGCAACTGTTCGGCCACGTCTACAGCGCCAAGCGCGGCACCGTAGGCACTCTGGTGGCAGCCGGTCAGGCGCGCAACGACCAGCACATGACCATTCAGGCGCTGGAACCGGGCGTTCCGCAACCGGTATGGGTACAAGCCGCCGCACTGGCTGCACGCACTTCGGTGTTCATCTCCGCCGACGCCAGCCGTCCGACCCAGAGCGGCAGCCTGCCGGGCGTCGATCCAGCGCCGGCGAGCGAGCGCTTCACCCTGACCGAGCGTCAGTCGCTGCTCAACTACGGCATCGCCACCGCGTACTACGAAGGCGGCTACGTGCGCATCCAGCGTTCGATCACCACCTACCAGAAGAACGCTTACGGCCAGGCTGACAATTCGTACCTGGACAGCGAAACCATGCACCAGTCGGCGTTCATCGTGCGTCGTCTGCAAAGCGTGATCACCAGCAAGTACGGTCGCCACAAACTGGCTTCCGACGGCACCCGTTTCGGCGCCGGCCAGCCGATCGTCACCCCGGCGACCATTCGCGGTGAGCTGATCGCCCAGTACGCCAAGCTCGAACTCGAAGGCCACGTGGAAAACGCCGAGCTGTTCGCCGAGCACCTGATCGTCGAGCGCGACGTGCAGGACCCTAGCCGCGTGAACGTGCTGTTCCCGCCGGATTACATCAACGGTCTGCGCGTGTTCGCACTGCTCAACCAGTTCCGTCTGCAGTACGACGACGTCGCCTGATCGGCGCGTTTGACACTGTGATTTCAGCCCACCTTGCGTGGGCTTTTTATTTGAAGGGAGTAACACCATGGGTCAACTGATTGCAGGCACCTGCTACGTCAAGGTCGACGGTGCACAACTGACTATCAATGGCGGCTGCGAAGCCCCGCTGATGGCCGTCAAACGCGAAACCGTCGTGCCGGGTTTCTACAAGGAAACCGACATCGCGCCATCGTTCAAGGTGACCGCGCTGCACACCGCCGACTTCCCGCTGAAGAAGCTGATCGAAGGCACCGACATCACCGTCACCTGCGAATTCAGCAACGGCAAAGTCTATGTGCTGGCCGGTGCCTACCTGGTCGAAGAACCGGTCTCCAAGGGCGATGACGCCACCATCGAACTGAAATTCGAAGGCATCAAGGGGACCTGGCAATGAGCGGCGCCGTGAAGCTTCAAGTTGCGATCGAAGCTCACGGCGAGCCCCTGACCGAACTCGTCCTGCGCCGTCCGACGGTGCAGGAAGTGCGAGCGATCAAGGCGCTGCCGTACAAGATCGACAAGAGCGAAGAGGTCAGCCTCGACATGGACGTGGCGGCCAAATACATCGCCGTGTGCGCCGGCATTCCGCCGTCGTCGGTCAACCAGCTGGACCTGGCTGACCTCAACGCGCTGAGCTGGGCCGTTGCGAGTTTTTTCATGAGTGCGGCGTCGGAGCCATCACCGACCTGATTTCGGTCGCCTATGACCTGGCCTGGTTCTGGAAGGTTGACCCCGAACAGATGATGGCCAGGCCACTGGATGTGCTTCGCGAATCGCTGGAGCACGCGCAACGGATCAATGCGATGCAGCAGGTGCAGTGATGGCTAATACACAATTGAGCCTGATCCCGCAGAACTTCCCCGTCACGGTCAACATGCTCGTGGTGCTCAAGGGCGCCGAGAAAATGGAGACCGAGATGAAGGGGCTGCGCGGCAAGGTCGCAGCATTCAAGAAAAGCATGGAAGACAGCGGCCTCGAGCCGCTGGACGTCGCCGGGTTCATCGCCGAAGGTGGCTTGCTCAAGCCGTTTCAGGACGGTATCAAGAAAGCCATCGAGGCGCAGGACGCGCTGGCGAAAAAAGCTCTGGCGAACAAACACCTGAAAGTCCCCAAGGTGGTCCACGGTGAAACCTCGGCCAACCTCGAGAAGTTCAACGAGGCGCTGGACAAGATTTCGCTGAACATCGGACAGGCGTTGTTGCCGGCGGTCAACGGCATCGTCACGGCGCTGACGCCGGTGATCACCTCGATCGGCCAGTTCGTCGCTAACAACCCCTATCTCGTCGAAGGACTGGCGGCTGCGGCCGTGGCGTTCACGGTAGTGACGGTCGGCGCGATGGGGCTGGTTGCGGTGCTGGGGATTCTGACGTCACCGATCGGCCTGATCGCTGCGGCCATTGCTGCAGCGGTGGCAGTCATCGTGATTGGCGCGCGGCTGATTACCGACAACTGGGCGTCGATCAGCGGATTCTTCAGCGAGACCTGGCAATCGCTCAGCGCTTCGACCCGTCGCGGTATCGACAAGGTTCAAAAAGGCTGGGACGAGATGGCAACGGGCGCGCGGCTGAAATTCGACTCGATGCAAGCCTCGGCCAAACAGAAGTGGGAAGAAATGAAGGCTGACGCCGTTGCCGGTGCCAGTCGTCTTGCAGAGGGCGCGACCGCGCGCCTGAATGCGTTCGGGGCGACGATGGGCGAGCTGTGGGATTCGGCTGGCGCTGTCGTCAAGGATTACTGGAACGACGCTGTCGCCGGTAGCGCCGCCGGTCTGGAAGCACTGAAAGACAATCTGTACACCTCGCCCAAGGCGAAACTCGCCGAGGTCTGGGGTGCGACGACAACGGTATTCAGCGGATTCTGGGACAGCGCGGCAGCAAAAGCCGCGACTGGCATGGAAGCACTGAAGGCCAATCTGTACGCCTCACCGAAGGCGAAACTGGCCGAAGTCTGGGATTCCACGCAAACGGTATTCAGTGGGTTCTGGAACCGTGCAGCTATCAGCGCGACCACCGGCTGGGCCACGCTCAAGGCAACGTTCGACGGCTCGCTGGCCGACAGATTTTCCGGCGTGTGGGGTTCGGCTCAGGGGATGTTCTCCGTTGTGCTGGACAACATGAGAGCAACGGCTTCAGCCGGTTGGGAACAACTGAAGTCGACGTTCTCCTGGTCGCCGTTCAGCCTGATTCAAAGCAACTGGCAACCGCTGGGCGAGGTGTTTTCTGCGCTCTGGGATGTGCTGCGGGCGAGTGCGCTGACGCTGAAAAGCGAGTTCCAGAACCTGTTCAACTTCTCGCCGATGGAATCGGCGATGGCGCAGTGGGACGGTTTGAAAGGCTACTTTTCCGGTTTGTGGGCAGCGTTGACCACAGAGGCACTAGCGGTCGCGAACGCCTTCGGCACGCTGTTCAGCCAATCGCCGATGGAGTCGGTCAAGCAAGCCTGGGAGCCGATTCTCGGCTGGTTCAGCGAGCTGTGGGCAAAACTGCAGAGCGTCGTCGCACCGATCCGGGAATTGCTCAACGGCAATCTTTCCGGCGTTGTGGCGACGATTACCGGGCAGTCCCCGAAGGCCACTTCCGGCTCGTCGGCCATGACCAGTTCTTTGCCGCAATCCTCCAGCGCCCTGATCCAGCAAAGCGCCGCCAACAACCGTACGCAACTCGAAGGCGGCCTGACGGTGCGCTTCGAAAATGCGCCGGCGGGGCTGCGCACCGATCAACCGCAAACCAATCAACCGGGGCTGGCGCTCAGTTCGCGTATCGGCTATCGCTCGCTGTCCATGGGAGGTTCCAATGAACTGGCGTGATCGTTTGTTGCCGGCATCCTTTCGCGGTGTCGGTTTCTGGATCGACCAGGCGAAAACCCCGGTCGGTCGCAAGGGGCAGTTGCACGAATACCCGCAACGCGACCTGCCGTTTTTCGAGGACCTTGGCCAGCAGGCCAAGACCCACGACCTGACGGCGTTCATCATCGGTGCCGATTGCCTGGAGCAGCGCGACAAGCTGCTTCAGGCGCTGGAGCAGGGCAGCGGCGAACTGGTGCATCCGTGGCTGGGACGCTTGCAGGTCAAGGTCGGCGAATGCGACATGACCCACACCCGCCAGGACGGCGGGATGGTGACCTTCAGTCTGAAGTTCTACCCGGACCGACCGCTGCCGTTTCCGACGGCGACCGTCAGCACCCAGAAAGTGCTGCTGGCCAAGGCCGACGGTTTGCTCGGCTCGGCGGTGGCGCGCTTCGAACAGGCGATGACCCTGATCAAGGCGGCGCGGATCGGCATCGCCAATCTGCGCAACAGCCTTACCGGCGTGTACGACGTGATCAAGGAACAGCTCAAGCCGCTGATCGCCCAGTACAAGCAGATCACCGAGCTGGTCAGGGCCGTCAAGGAACTGCCCAAGGAAGTGGCGGCGGAGTTCAAGGGGTTGCTCGGCGATATCAAGGAACTCAAGGAATTCGCGAAGGAGGGCTACCGTGGCGTGATTGCCGACGTGTCCCAACAGATCGAAGCCATCCGCAAGGCTGATGCGCCGAAAATCACCACCGGCAAGGACACCAACGCCGCCGCGCAAGCGATGGCCAATCTGGTGCAGGACACGCTGATCGTGAAAGTGGCGCAGTGGGTCGCCTCAATGCCAGTGGCGTCGACGCCGGTGAAACTCAATTCGACGCCTTCGCTGGACCAGCAATCGAAGCAGCCGGTCAGCCGTCAGGAAGTGCCGGTCACGGATGATCTGCAAACGCTGCAAAAAGCCTTGAACGAAGTGCTGCAAATGGCTCAGGACAAGGCCGATCCCGGGCACTACCAGGCCATCGGCGATCTGAAGGAGGCGCTGAATGGGCACTTCAAAGCTGTGGCGTCGTCCGGTGTGCGACTCGTCAGCAAAACATTCCAGGAAACCTTTCCGGCGCTGGTCGTGGCCTACAAGCAGTTTGGCGATGCGACCCGTGTGACCGAGGTCATTCAGCGCAACGGTCTGTCTCATCCGAGCTTCCCACCCAACGAAGTCAAGGTTTCCAGGGAGTGAGCCATGAGCGAGACTGACAACCGCGTCACGCTGACCGTCGACAACATGGAGTACGGCGGCTGGAAAAGCGTGCAGATCACCGCGGACCTGGAGCGCCAGTTCCGCACTTTCAAACTCGACATCACCTGGCAATGGCCGGGGCAGACCGTGGATCAGCGAATCAAGGCCGGCGACCCGTGCGAAGTGCGGATCGGCAAGGATCTGGTGCTCACCGGTTATGTGTTCAAGGCCCCGATCAGCTATGACGGGCGGCAGATCAGCCTGAGTATCGAAGGCAGTTCCAAGACCCAGGATCTGGTCGATTGCGCGGCGCGTAACATCCCCGGCCAATGGCAGGAACAGCCACTGTTGAACATCGTCCAGGCCCTGGCCGGGGAATACACGCAGTTTGTGGTCAACGAGATTCCCGAGACCGCACGCTTGAGCAAGCACACGATCGTGCCGGGTGAAACGGTGTTTCAGTCGATCGACCGTTTGCTCTCGCTGTACCGGGTGTTTTCCACCGATGACGCCGAGGGCCGGCTGGTGCTGGCCAAACCGGGCAGCGGCGGCCGCGCCAGCGATGCGCTGGAGCTGGGCAAGAATATTCTGTCGGCCAATGCGCCGATGGATCACAGCCAAGTGTTCTCCGAGTACCGGGTGATCGGCCAGCAAAAGGGCAACGACAAGAAGAGCGGGGCGGCGGTCAGCGAGGTTGAATCCAGCGCGACCGACCTGAGCTTCAAGCGTCGGCGCACCACGATCATCAACGAAGGCTCGCAACTGACGTTCGAACTGGCCCAGCAACGGGCCCAGTGGGAAAGCGCCACGCGCATGGGCCGGGCGCTGACCACCACATATCAGGTGCAGGGCTGGCGTCAGTCCAACGGCGATCTGTGGCGCCACAACACGCTGGTGAAGGTCAAGGATCCGGTGCTCGGCTTCGATGGCGACATGCTGATCTCCAAGGTGACGTATTCGCTGTCGGCGCAAGGCTCGGTGACCACGCTGCAAGTGGCGCCGCCGCATACCTTCGACGCCAATCCGATCCCACCCCAAAAAGCCTGAGCCGGCACCTCCCTCCAAGGAAACCCTATGAGCCTACTGACACGCCTGCTGGCGCGCGGCACTGTCGTGCTCGCCAATTCGGCATCCAAGCTGCAATCGCTGCAAATGCGCCTTACCGCCGGTGAAGTGAACGACGACCTGGAGCACTTCGAACCCTACGGTTTCACCAGCCATCCGCTGGCCGGTGCCGAAGGCGTCGTCACGTTTCTCGGCGGCGACCGTTCCCACGCCATCGCCCTGGTGGTCGCCGACCGCCGTTACCGCCTGCAATCGCTGGCGGCCGGCGAGGTGGCGATCTACACCGACGAGGGCGACAAAATTCACTTCAAGCGCGGGCGGGTCATCGACATCGAAACCGCCACGCT
The window above is part of the Pseudomonas fluorescens genome. Proteins encoded here:
- a CDS encoding phage tail sheath subtilisin-like domain-containing protein, translated to MAIGFSNIPADIRVPLFYAEMDNSAANSASSSMRRLIVAQVNDNIAPSEVGKLVLVSSVALAKSIGGQGSMLASMYETFRKADPIGEIWCLPLHNATGAIAKGVLTLTGTATQAGILNLYVGGVRVQATVVNGATAAQAATALAQKINATADLPVSAAAAEGVVTLNAKWTGESGNDISLQFNRLGKSNGEETPAGLTTAITAMTGGVGVPDQVEAVAALGDEPFEFIALPWSDLATLNTWQAVMDDSTGRWSWAKQLFGHVYSAKRGTVGTLVAAGQARNDQHMTIQALEPGVPQPVWVQAAALAARTSVFISADASRPTQSGSLPGVDPAPASERFTLTERQSLLNYGIATAYYEGGYVRIQRSITTYQKNAYGQADNSYLDSETMHQSAFIVRRLQSVITSKYGRHKLASDGTRFGAGQPIVTPATIRGELIAQYAKLELEGHVENAELFAEHLIVERDVQDPSRVNVLFPPDYINGLRVFALLNQFRLQYDDVA
- a CDS encoding phage tail tube protein, coding for MGQLIAGTCYVKVDGAQLTINGGCEAPLMAVKRETVVPGFYKETDIAPSFKVTALHTADFPLKKLIEGTDITVTCEFSNGKVYVLAGAYLVEEPVSKGDDATIELKFEGIKGTWQ
- a CDS encoding phage baseplate assembly protein, whose product is MSETDNRVTLTVDNMEYGGWKSVQITADLERQFRTFKLDITWQWPGQTVDQRIKAGDPCEVRIGKDLVLTGYVFKAPISYDGRQISLSIEGSSKTQDLVDCAARNIPGQWQEQPLLNIVQALAGEYTQFVVNEIPETARLSKHTIVPGETVFQSIDRLLSLYRVFSTDDAEGRLVLAKPGSGGRASDALELGKNILSANAPMDHSQVFSEYRVIGQQKGNDKKSGAAVSEVESSATDLSFKRRRTTIINEGSQLTFELAQQRAQWESATRMGRALTTTYQVQGWRQSNGDLWRHNTLVKVKDPVLGFDGDMLISKVTYSLSAQGSVTTLQVAPPHTFDANPIPPQKA
- a CDS encoding phage tail assembly protein is translated as MSGAVKLQVAIEAHGEPLTELVLRRPTVQEVRAIKALPYKIDKSEEVSLDMDVAAKYIAVCAGIPPSSVNQLDLADLNALSWAVASFFMSAASEPSPT
- a CDS encoding DNA circularization protein, giving the protein MNWRDRLLPASFRGVGFWIDQAKTPVGRKGQLHEYPQRDLPFFEDLGQQAKTHDLTAFIIGADCLEQRDKLLQALEQGSGELVHPWLGRLQVKVGECDMTHTRQDGGMVTFSLKFYPDRPLPFPTATVSTQKVLLAKADGLLGSAVARFEQAMTLIKAARIGIANLRNSLTGVYDVIKEQLKPLIAQYKQITELVRAVKELPKEVAAEFKGLLGDIKELKEFAKEGYRGVIADVSQQIEAIRKADAPKITTGKDTNAAAQAMANLVQDTLIVKVAQWVASMPVASTPVKLNSTPSLDQQSKQPVSRQEVPVTDDLQTLQKALNEVLQMAQDKADPGHYQAIGDLKEALNGHFKAVASSGVRLVSKTFQETFPALVVAYKQFGDATRVTEVIQRNGLSHPSFPPNEVKVSRE
- a CDS encoding phage baseplate assembly protein V, which encodes MSLLTRLLARGTVVLANSASKLQSLQMRLTAGEVNDDLEHFEPYGFTSHPLAGAEGVVTFLGGDRSHAIALVVADRRYRLQSLAAGEVAIYTDEGDKIHFKRGRVIDIETATLNIRASTAVNFETPVINQTGKIVSKGDQVAGGISQIKHVHVGVQAGSGQTGAPAGGQ